A section of the Falco peregrinus isolate bFalPer1 chromosome 3, bFalPer1.pri, whole genome shotgun sequence genome encodes:
- the RGS20 gene encoding regulator of G-protein signaling 20 isoform X3, translated as MRGAGKPPFPGAQPASTGGEAGEDSRRGPAADTPMGSERMEMRKRQMSTTQETPGTAQAQHSTGNRGSNACCFCWCCCCSCSCLTVRNQDEERARRTSHELQAEGIPNCEESPAPTLEEVNGWAQSFDKLMLTPAGRNAFREFLRTEFSEENMLFWMACEELKQESNKSVIEEKARLIYEDYISILSPKEVSLDSRVREVINRNMLEPSQHTFDDAQLQIYTLMHRDSYPRFMNSAIYKDLLQSLSEKSIEA; from the exons ATGCGCGGGGCTGGCAAGCCGCCGTTCCCGGGCGCCCAGCCCGCCTCTACCGGAGGGGAAGCGGGCGAGGACTCAcggcggggccccgccgccgaCACC CCCATGGGATCAGAGCGGATGGAGATGCGCAAACGGCAGATGTCTACGACCCAGGAgaccccaggcacagcacaggctcagcacagcacaggaaatCGAGGGTCCAatgcctgctgcttctgttggtgctgttgctgcagctgctcatg TCTTACTGTTAGAAATCAAGATGAAGAGAGAGCAAGGAGAACATCTCATGAACTCCAAGCAGAGGGTATTCCAAACTGCGAGGAAAG CCCTGCCCCTACTCTTGAAGAAGTGAATGGCTGGGCTCAATCATTTGATAAATTGATGCTTACTCCAGCTGGCAGAAATGCTTTTCGTGAGTTTCTACGAACAGAATTCAGCgaggaaaacatgcttttctggATGGCCTGCGAGGAACTAAAACAAGAATCCAACAAAAGTGTcattgaagaaaaagcaagactaATTTATGAAGATTATATTTCTATCCTTTCTCCAAAAGAG GTCAGTCTGGACTCCAGAGTAAGAGAAGTTATTAACCGAAATATGCTGGAACCCTCACAACATACCTTCGATGACGCACAGCTTCAAATTTATACCTTAATGCACAGAGACTCCTACCCACGGTTTATGAACTCTGCTATTTATAAGGACTTGCTTCAGTCCTTATCTGAAAAATCCATTGAAGCATAG